Below is a genomic region from Streptomyces sp. RPA4-2.
CCGAGTCCGAGATGTAGCGGTCGGTCGAGGCCAGCAGCTCGAAGCCGAACTGGAAGACGAACTTGTCCGGGTAGTTGTTGCGGATCGAGTCCGTCGCCGGGTCCCAGTGCTCGTTGCGCACGTAGGTCAGCGACTTGCCGATGCTGCGGGCGCCGATCTTGTACGGGCCGGAGGAGAAGGGACGCTTGTCGTACTTCTCCTTGGTGTCCTGCTTCTTCGGCACCAGTCCGTAGCCGGGCATGGCGAGCGTGAAGTTGAAGTCACCGCGGGCCTCGTTGAGGCGGAAGGTGATGGTCTTGCCGTCGACCTCGATGGAGTCGAGGCTCTTGCCCTCGTAGGGGCCCTTGTACTTGTCGCCGCCGACCAGCCACTGCTGGACGTAGCGGGGACCCTCGGTGACGAAGGAGGCGAAGAGACGCTCGAAGGTGTGGCGCAGGTCGTCCCCGGAGATGTCCGAGCCGTCCTCCCACTTCACGCCGTCCTTGAGGGTGAAGGACCAGGTCTTGCCGCCGTCCTTCATGGTGCCCGCGTCCGTGGCCGCGTCGCCGACCAGGGTGGCGCCGCCCTTCTCGTCGATCTTGTAGCCGGTGAGGCCACGGAGGATCGGACGGGTGATGGCGCCCTCGGTCGAGACGTAGATCTGTGCCGGGTCCAGGTGGTCCATGTCGAACTGGTCGAGCGAGTAGATCGTCCCGCCCTTGACCGCGCCCTTGACCTCCGGCGCCGGGCCGGTCGAGTCGGCCTTGGTGCCGACGGGGATCTCCTGGGTCTTCGAGCCGCTGACCGAGGGGACCTTCCGGTCCGACTTGCTGCCGCTGCCGCTGCCGCCACACGCGGTCAGGACGGTCGACGAGGCCGCGACCACGCCGGTCGCGATCAGGAAGTTTCTACGGGAAAAGGACACGGGTGAGCCTGCCTTATGTGGACGATCGGGACGGATGAGACCGGCCGCACGACACTGAACCGGCCGGGGTGGAACGGGATGGCTACCGCTTGGACTTCGGGTCGAGCGCGTCGCGCACCGAGTCGCCGAGCAGGTTGAAGGCGAGGACGAAGATCACCATCGACAGGCCCGGGAAGAGCATGAAGGTGAGGTCCTCGGTGTAGAACTGGGCGCCGCGCTGGATCATGACGCCCCAGTCCGGGGTCGGGTCGATGATGCCGACACCGAGGAACGCCAGCCCGGCCTCCGCAGTCACGTACGCCGGGAGCATCAGCGTGGACTGGATGATGATCGGCGTCCACAGGTTGGGGAGCAGTTCCTTGAACACGATGCGCCCCGGGGAGGCACCGGTGACCTTGGCGGCCTCGATGTACTCCCGCTCCCTCAGGCCGAGTACCTGGCCACGCAGCAGGCGGGCGATCGAGGCCCAGCCGAAGGCGGAGAGCACCAGGATCAGGGAGATGGCCCGCAGCGACGTGGGGATGTTCTCGTCGGGGGCGACGAACAGCCCGTAGACCACGGGCATGAAGGCGATGAAGAACAGCGTGGACGGGAACGACAGCAGGATGTCGATGATCCGGCCGACGAGATAGTCGGTCTTGCCGCCCAGGTAGCCCGCGGTCACGCCGATGATCACGCCCGCGACGGTGGTCAGCAGGGTGGCTGCCACGGCGATGCCCAGCGAGGTACGGATGCCGTACAGCAGGAAGGTGAAGACGTCACGGCCCAGCTGCGGCTCGATGCCGAACCAGAACTCCGAGCTCATCCCGCCGTTCGGCCCCGAGGGGTAGGCGAACGCGTCGAGGAGCTCCGGCCGCTGGCTGGCGTACGTGGTGTACGGGTTCTTGCCGTACAGCTTGGCTATCAGCGGGGCGCAGATCGCGATCACGAAGAAGAAGATCACGATGTAGGCGGATATGACGCCTGTGCGGTCTCGCTTGAATCGCTTCCAGGCGAGCCGTCCCGGGGAGCGGCTTTCGGAGCCCTGGGTGGTGGAAGACGGAACCGTGGTCAGGTCGGTCTCGTCGGTCACCTCAAGCGAAGCGGCCGCGGAAGGAGTGGGGAGGGTCATGGTGCTCCAGGCCCGAGGGGGTCAACGACTCCGTAGGGCGCTCCCTACGCAGCTACGCCGGACTTTTTCAACGCAATTCATGCAAGGTCAATAAAATCTCGCCCGCCTTGGTCTTCTCTTTACTTTCTTTACCTCCACTTGACTTGACCGTAACTACGCGTGTAGCGCACTGTGGCCGTTCCGTGTCCGTAATCGGACCAACTGGGCTTTTCGGGCAAGAGGTTCGATATGCGGACGCCGGAGTCTCGGAATGCGTACATCCGGGGCGTTCAATCCAACGGTTGCGCATCGAACGGTAAAGATCCATTGCGCCTGCGGTCCGGAGTGCCTGCTTCCGGATGATGTGACCACCCGGAAGGGTGGCGTGAATGTGCGTCACGTCCGTCATGCCCGGATATTGGGCGCTAAAGACGTAGTGCGCCGGAGCCGTCATGCGCCGGCCGGGCGCCGTCCGTACAGCGCACTCTTGAGGAGGCACTCCATGCGTGGAGCGACGCACGCCAGATGGGCCGCGGCCGCGGCGGCGGTGGCCCTCGCGGCGACCGCCTGCGGAGGGGGAGGGAGCAACGGTGGCGGTGGCGGTGGCTCCGGAGTCGTCAGTTCCTCCTGGGGCGATCCGCAGAACCCGCTGGAGCCGGCCAACACCAACGAGGTGCAGGGCGGCAAGGTCCTCGACATGATCTTCCGGGGTCTGAAGCGTTACGACGCCAAGACCGGCGCGGCCCAGGACATGCTGGCGCAGAAGATCGACACCTCGGACTCGCAGAACTTCACGATCACGGTCAAGAGCGGCTGGAAATTCAGCAACGGCGAGGCCGTCACCGCCCAGTCCTTCGTGGACGCCTGGAACTACGGCGCGAGCCTGAAGAACAACCAGAAGAACGCGTACTTCTTCGGTTACATCGACGGGTACGACAAGGTCCACCCCGACACCGGCACCCAGAGCGCGGACAAGCTGTCCGGGCTCAAGGTCACCGGCACCGACACCTTCACCGTCAAGCTCAACCAGAAGTTCTCGACGTTCCCCGACACCCTCGGTTACGTCGCCTACGCGCCGCTGCCCAAGGCGTTCTTCGACGACCACGCGGCCTGGCTGAAGAAGCCGGTCGGCAACGGGCCGTACTCCGTCGACTCGTACACCAAGGGATCGCTGATGTCCCTGCGGAAGTGGGACGGCTACCCCGGCACGGACAAGGCGCAGAACGACGGGGTGGACCTGAAGGTCTACACCGACAACAACACCGCCTACACCGACCTGATCGCCGGCAACCTCGACCTCGTCGACGACGTGCCCGCCTCTCAGCTCAAGAACGTGAAGAGCGACCTCGGGGGCCGGTACATCAATACACCGGCCGGCATCATCCAGACCCTCGCTTTCCCGTTCTATGACAAGAACTGGGACAAGAGCGGGTCGGAGAAGGTCCGCAAGGGCCTGTCCATGGCGATCGACCGCGACCAGATCACGAACACGATCTTCCAGAAGACCCGCACCCCGGCCACCGACTGGACCTCACCGGTGCTCGGCAAGGCCGGCGGCTTCCAGGACGGACTGTGCGGCGGCTCCTGCACGTACAACCCGACCGAGGCCAAGAAGCTGATCCAGGAGGGCGGCGGTCTGCCCGGCGGCCAGCTCAAGATCTCCTACAACGCGGACACCGGCTCCCACAAGGAGTGGGTGGACGCCGTCTGCCACTCCGTCAACAACGCCATGGGCGACGACAAGGCCTGCGTCGGCAACCCGATCGGCACCTTCGCCGACTTCCGCAACCAGATCACCCAGCACAAGATGTCGGGCCCCTTCCGGGCCGGCTGGCAGATGGACTACCCGCTGATCCAGAACTTCCTGCAGCCGCTGTACTACACGAACGCCTCCTCCAACGACGGCAAGTGGTCCAACAAGGACTTCGACAAGCTCGTCGACCGGGCGAACGCCGAGACCGACCGGGCCAAGGCCGTCTCGCTCTTCCAGCAGGCCGAGGGCGTCGTGCGGGACAACATGGCCGCCATCCCGCTCTGGTACCAGAACGGCAGCGCGGGCTACTCGGACCGCGTCTCCAACGTGGCGCTCAACCAGTTCAGCGTCCCCGTCTACAACGAGATCAAGGTCAGCTGAGCCGAAGGGCGGGCGCCCCGGACAGTCCGGGGCGCCCGCCCGCCCCTATCCCCGGAGTCCTCATGGGACGGTACGTGATCCGGCGCCTGCTGCAGATGATCCCGGTCTTCATCGGCGCCACGCTGTTGATCTTCCTGATGGTGAACGTGATGGGCGACCCCATCGCGGGTCTGTGCGGCGAGCGGCAGTGCGACCCCGCCACCGCCACCCAGCTGCGCAAGGAGTTCGGACTCGACCAGCCGGTGTGGCAGCAGTACCTGACCTACATGGGCAACGTCTTCACGGGCGACTTCGGCACCGCCTTCAACGGACAGCCCGTCACGGAGCTGATGGGGTCCGCGTTCCCGGTCACCATCCGGCTGACGATCGTCGCGATCCTCTTCGAGATCGTCATCGGCATCACGCTCGGCGTCATCACGGGCCTGCGCCGCGGGCGGCCCGTCGACTCGGGGGTCCTGCTGCTCACCCTCGTCGTCATCTCCGTGCCCACCTTCGTGACCGGTCTGCTGCTCCAACTCCTGCTGGGCGTCGAGTGGGGCTGGATCAAACCCTCGGTCTCCCCGGACGCCGCCTTCGGCGAGCTGATCGTGCCCGGTCTCGTCCTGGCCTCCGTGTCGCTCGCCTACGTGACCCGCCTGACCCGGACCTCCATCGCGGAGAACCGGCGCTCCGACTACGTCCGTACGGCCGTCGCCAAGGGCCTGCCCCGGCGCCGGGTGATCACCAAGCACCTGCTGCGCAACTCGCTGATCCCCGTGGTCACCTTCATCGGCACGGACATCGGCGCGCTCATGGGCGGCGCGATCGTCACCGAGCGGATCTTCAACATCCACGGCGTCGGCTACCAGCTCTACCAGGGCATCCTGCGCCAGAACACCCAGACCGTCGTCGGCTTCGTGACCGTCCTGGTCATCGTCTTCCTGGTCGCCAACCTGCTCGTAGACCTCCTCTACGCCGTACTCGACCCGAGGATCCGCTATGCCTGAGCAGCCGCCGTTCGACCAGCAGGGCGCCATCGCCGCGACCGGGATGGGCGGCGCCATGGACCTCGCCGCCAGCGAGGCCGAGACCCTGGAGAAGACCCCCGGAGGACCGCTGGGCACGGGCCCGCAGGAGAAGCCCCGGAGCCTGTGGTCCGACGCCTGGCGGGACCTGCGGCGCAACCCCGTCTTCATCGTCGCCGGACTGGTCATCCTCTTCCTCGTCGTCATCTCCATCTGGCCCTCGCTGATCGCCGGCCAGAACCCCCTCAAGTGCGACCTCGCCAAGGCCCAGCAGGGCTCGCAGCCGGGCCACCCCTTCGGATTCGACGGACAGGGCTGCGACGTCTACACCCGGACGGTGTACGGGACCCGCGTCTCGATCACCGTGGGCGTCTGCGCCACCCTCGGCGTCGCGATCCTCGGCTCCGTACTCGGCGGTCTCGCCGGGTACTTCGGCGGGGCGTCGGACGGGGTCCTGTCCCGGATCACCGACATCTTCTTCGCGATCCCCGTCGTGCTCGGCGGTCTGGTCCTCCTCTCGGTGGTGACCAGTAATACGGTCTGGCCCGTCATCGGGTTCATGGTGCTGCTCGGCTGGCCGCAGATCTCCCGGATCGCGCGCGGATCCGTCATCACCACCAAACAGAACGACTACGTCCAGGCCGCCCGAGCCCTCGGCGCCTCCAACTCCCGGCTGCTGCTGCGGCACATCACGCCCAACGCGATCGCGCCGGTGATCGTCGTGGCGACCATCGCGCTCGGCACGTACATCTCGCTGGAGGCGACGCTCTCCTACCTCGGGGTCGGCCTGAAGCCCCCGACGGTGTCCTGGGGAATCGACATCTCCTCGGCGTCCGCGTACATCCGCCAGGCCCCGCACATGCTGCTGTGGCCCGCCGGCGCCCTCGCGATCACCGTGCTCGCGTTCATCATGCTCGGCGACGCGGTGCGCGACGCCCTCGACCCGAAGCTGAGGTGACCGCCGTGCTGCTCGAAGTGCGCGATCTGCACGTGGAGTTCAGAACCAGGGACGGGGTCGCCAAGGCCGTCAACGGAGTCACCTACGGCGTGGACGAGGGCGAGACGCTCGCCGTGCTCGGCGAGTCCGGCTCGGGCAAGTCCGTGACCGCGCAGGCCGTGATGGGCATCCTCGACATGCCACCCGGCAGGATCACCGGCGGCGAGATCCTCTTCCAGGGCAAGGACCTGCTGAAGTTCAAGGAGGACGAGCGGCGCAAGGTGCGCGGCGCCGAGATGGCGATGATCTTCCAGGACGCGCTGTCCTCCCTGAACCCGGTGCTCAGCGTCGGCGACCAGCTCGGCGAGATGTTCACCGTGCACCGCGGGATGTCCCGCAAGGACGCCCGCGCCAAGGCGGTCGAGCTGATGGACCGGGTACGGATCCCGGCAGCCGCCCAGCGGGTGCGCGACTATCCGCACCAGTTCTCCGGAGGCATGCGCCAGCGCATCATGATCGCCATGGCGCTGGCCCTCGAACCCGCGCTGATCATCGCCGACGAACCCACCACCGCCCTCGACGTCACGGTCCAGGCCCAGGTCATGGACCTCCTCGCCGAGCTCCAGCGCGAGCTCAACATGGGGCTCATCCTCATCACCCACGACCTCGGCGTGGTCGCCGACGTCGCGGACCGGATCGCCGTGATGTACGCGGGCCGGATCGTCGAGTCGGCGCCGGTCCACGACATCTACAAGGCCCCGGCCCACCCCTATACGAAGGGCCTGCTGGAGTCGATCCCCCGGCTCGACCAGAAGGGCCACGAGCTCTACGCCATCAAGGGCCTGCCGCCGAACCTGATGCACATCCCGCCCGGCTGCGCCTTCAACCCCCGCTGCCCGATGGCCCAGGACATCTGCCGGGCCGAGGTGCCTCCGCTCGCGGAGGTGGACGAGGGGGGCGGGGAACGCGCCAGCGCCTGCTTCTTCTGGCGGGAGACGCTCGACGCCGGGACCACCGGGGGAGGCCACCGTGCCTGAGGCACTGCTGGAGGTCAGCGGACTGGTCAAGCACTATCCGCTCACCCGGGGAATCCTGTTCAAGAAACAGATCGGCGCGGTCCGGGCCGTCGACGGGGTCGACTTCCACCTCGGCCGCGGTGAGACCCTCGGCATCGTCGGGGAGTCCGGCTGCGGCAAGTCCACGGTCGCGAAGATGCTGGTCAACCTGGAGAGGCCGACCGCCGGGGTGATCAAGTACAAGGGCGAGGACATCACCCGGCTGTCCGGCCGCGCCCTCAAGGCCGTCCGCCGCAACATCCAGATGGTCTTCCAGGACCCCTACACCTCGCTCAACCCCCGGATGACCGTCGGCGACATCATCGGGGAGCCGTACGAGATCCACCCCGAGGTCGCGCCGAAGGGCGACCGCAGGAAGCGCGTCCAGGACCTGCTGGACGTGGTCGGGCTCAACCCCGAGTACATCAACCGCTATCCGCACCAGTTCTCCGGCGGCCAGCGGCAGCGCATCGGCATCGCGCGGGGGCTGGCACTGCGCCCCGAGATCATCGTCGCGGACGAGCCGGTCTCCGCGCTCGACGTCTCCGTGCAGGCTCAGGTGATCAACCTGATGGCGAGGCTCCAGGACGAGTTCGACCTCAGCTACGTGTTCATCGCGCACGACCTCTCCATCGTCCGGCACATCTCCGACCGGGTCGGCGTCATGTACCTCGGGCGGATCGTGGAGACGGGCAAGGACGCCGAGATCTA
It encodes:
- a CDS encoding ABC transporter substrate-binding protein, which gives rise to MSFSRRNFLIATGVVAASSTVLTACGGSGSGSKSDRKVPSVSGSKTQEIPVGTKADSTGPAPEVKGAVKGGTIYSLDQFDMDHLDPAQIYVSTEGAITRPILRGLTGYKIDEKGGATLVGDAATDAGTMKDGGKTWSFTLKDGVKWEDGSDISGDDLRHTFERLFASFVTEGPRYVQQWLVGGDKYKGPYEGKSLDSIEVDGKTITFRLNEARGDFNFTLAMPGYGLVPKKQDTKEKYDKRPFSSGPYKIGARSIGKSLTYVRNEHWDPATDSIRNNYPDKFVFQFGFELLASTDRYISDSGNDQYAMSIFNEVAPERIAQVLTNAKYKQRILTEVDTVTYYWPINMTRIKDVKVRQAINWAWPHQQLQTIRGGASTSELASTILSPVTPGYAKFDLYGVTKKPGGDPVKAKALLKEAGKVGQKLVIAYQASDNAVKSAVAVKNALEAAGFTVVNKQVDKSTFYTQIGKIDNDFDLFAAGWSPDWPNGYSVFFPCWSGKNIGDGRSNYAQLNDPSINKAIDAAAKITDTAEANKAWGDVDRQIMELAAVVPDYHSIRNWMHGSKVGNVVYDSGNTCIALTKLYAMK
- a CDS encoding ABC transporter permease; amino-acid sequence: MTLPTPSAAASLEVTDETDLTTVPSSTTQGSESRSPGRLAWKRFKRDRTGVISAYIVIFFFVIAICAPLIAKLYGKNPYTTYASQRPELLDAFAYPSGPNGGMSSEFWFGIEPQLGRDVFTFLLYGIRTSLGIAVAATLLTTVAGVIIGVTAGYLGGKTDYLVGRIIDILLSFPSTLFFIAFMPVVYGLFVAPDENIPTSLRAISLILVLSAFGWASIARLLRGQVLGLREREYIEAAKVTGASPGRIVFKELLPNLWTPIIIQSTLMLPAYVTAEAGLAFLGVGIIDPTPDWGVMIQRGAQFYTEDLTFMLFPGLSMVIFVLAFNLLGDSVRDALDPKSKR
- a CDS encoding ABC transporter substrate-binding protein codes for the protein MRGATHARWAAAAAAVALAATACGGGGSNGGGGGGSGVVSSSWGDPQNPLEPANTNEVQGGKVLDMIFRGLKRYDAKTGAAQDMLAQKIDTSDSQNFTITVKSGWKFSNGEAVTAQSFVDAWNYGASLKNNQKNAYFFGYIDGYDKVHPDTGTQSADKLSGLKVTGTDTFTVKLNQKFSTFPDTLGYVAYAPLPKAFFDDHAAWLKKPVGNGPYSVDSYTKGSLMSLRKWDGYPGTDKAQNDGVDLKVYTDNNTAYTDLIAGNLDLVDDVPASQLKNVKSDLGGRYINTPAGIIQTLAFPFYDKNWDKSGSEKVRKGLSMAIDRDQITNTIFQKTRTPATDWTSPVLGKAGGFQDGLCGGSCTYNPTEAKKLIQEGGGLPGGQLKISYNADTGSHKEWVDAVCHSVNNAMGDDKACVGNPIGTFADFRNQITQHKMSGPFRAGWQMDYPLIQNFLQPLYYTNASSNDGKWSNKDFDKLVDRANAETDRAKAVSLFQQAEGVVRDNMAAIPLWYQNGSAGYSDRVSNVALNQFSVPVYNEIKVS
- a CDS encoding ABC transporter permease; protein product: MGRYVIRRLLQMIPVFIGATLLIFLMVNVMGDPIAGLCGERQCDPATATQLRKEFGLDQPVWQQYLTYMGNVFTGDFGTAFNGQPVTELMGSAFPVTIRLTIVAILFEIVIGITLGVITGLRRGRPVDSGVLLLTLVVISVPTFVTGLLLQLLLGVEWGWIKPSVSPDAAFGELIVPGLVLASVSLAYVTRLTRTSIAENRRSDYVRTAVAKGLPRRRVITKHLLRNSLIPVVTFIGTDIGALMGGAIVTERIFNIHGVGYQLYQGILRQNTQTVVGFVTVLVIVFLVANLLVDLLYAVLDPRIRYA
- a CDS encoding ABC transporter permease — its product is MPEQPPFDQQGAIAATGMGGAMDLAASEAETLEKTPGGPLGTGPQEKPRSLWSDAWRDLRRNPVFIVAGLVILFLVVISIWPSLIAGQNPLKCDLAKAQQGSQPGHPFGFDGQGCDVYTRTVYGTRVSITVGVCATLGVAILGSVLGGLAGYFGGASDGVLSRITDIFFAIPVVLGGLVLLSVVTSNTVWPVIGFMVLLGWPQISRIARGSVITTKQNDYVQAARALGASNSRLLLRHITPNAIAPVIVVATIALGTYISLEATLSYLGVGLKPPTVSWGIDISSASAYIRQAPHMLLWPAGALAITVLAFIMLGDAVRDALDPKLR
- a CDS encoding ABC transporter ATP-binding protein gives rise to the protein MLLEVRDLHVEFRTRDGVAKAVNGVTYGVDEGETLAVLGESGSGKSVTAQAVMGILDMPPGRITGGEILFQGKDLLKFKEDERRKVRGAEMAMIFQDALSSLNPVLSVGDQLGEMFTVHRGMSRKDARAKAVELMDRVRIPAAAQRVRDYPHQFSGGMRQRIMIAMALALEPALIIADEPTTALDVTVQAQVMDLLAELQRELNMGLILITHDLGVVADVADRIAVMYAGRIVESAPVHDIYKAPAHPYTKGLLESIPRLDQKGHELYAIKGLPPNLMHIPPGCAFNPRCPMAQDICRAEVPPLAEVDEGGGERASACFFWRETLDAGTTGGGHRA
- a CDS encoding ABC transporter ATP-binding protein — protein: MPEALLEVSGLVKHYPLTRGILFKKQIGAVRAVDGVDFHLGRGETLGIVGESGCGKSTVAKMLVNLERPTAGVIKYKGEDITRLSGRALKAVRRNIQMVFQDPYTSLNPRMTVGDIIGEPYEIHPEVAPKGDRRKRVQDLLDVVGLNPEYINRYPHQFSGGQRQRIGIARGLALRPEIIVADEPVSALDVSVQAQVINLMARLQDEFDLSYVFIAHDLSIVRHISDRVGVMYLGRIVETGKDAEIYDHPTHPYTQALLSAVPVPDPEAREHRERIILSGDVPSPANIPSGCRFRTRCWKAQERCALEVPLLAVPAEFRHAEGPAAHASACHFAEEKQVVPPEGALDDTPPGTPDDPPNERT